Part of the Leishmania infantum JPCM5 genome chromosome 29 genome is shown below.
aaccaaaggaaggaaggaatCAAGTGGTCATCTGGGAAGccagaaaagaaaagataGGGTCTCTATGGAGGTATGATGCGCCTCATCGCTGGCCCCAGTGGAgacccgcgcacacgcgcacatacagcagcgcgtgcgcgctgtcAGGCCGGAGGACTTACGCGCTCGGTGTCGCCTTGCCCTTCTTGCCGCCCTTCTTCTTTGCCATCGCCTTGCTGATGTTCGGCACAACGCCGCTGTGAGACAAGGTCACGTTCTTCAGAAGCATGCcgatgtcgtcgtcgtggcgcGCAGCCAGCATCACGGTGCGCGGGTtcaggcggcaccgcttcTTCCCGCtctgcgcggccgccttcacggacagctccagcagctccgcagtCAGGTACTCCAGCACGGCAGCCAGGTACACGGCGCCAGAGACACCGATGCGGCGAGCGTACTGGCCGCGG
Proteins encoded:
- a CDS encoding putative histone H2A codes for the protein MACACFSCLCRHHLPFFSSFHSLSGSGRFCLLLQLIRHLRAESLLPLLPLQPTRRSHGYSSQRQEGRPQERLQVREMWSDLPGGPRRRDDAPRPVRSPHRCLWRRVPGCRAGVPDCGAAGAVREGGRAEREEAVPPEPAHRDAGCAPRRRHRHASEERDLVSQRRCAEHQQGDGKEEGRQEGQGDTERVSPPA